A DNA window from Mesorhizobium sp. C432A contains the following coding sequences:
- a CDS encoding uracil-DNA glycosylase produces MTAASPNNRSDLAELLAFYASAGVDEALEDAPVNRFAGAAPKRPERTTAPAAPSRENKAPEQATASPGLDASRVPDAPARSVPATATVPDEAQAALARQMAASASTLDALRQHMASFDGCNLKFTAKNLVFADGNPEASVMLVGEAPGRDEDIEGLPFVGRSGRLLDRMLAAIGLDRTSVYIANVIPWRPPGNRTPTPHETEICRPFIERQIELVNPRVLVNLGGPSAKTLLNTTEGILRLRGNWRVHTTASGVAIPAMPTLHPAYLLRTPAHKKLAWRDFLEVKAKLREVG; encoded by the coding sequence ATGACTGCCGCCTCCCCCAACAACCGATCCGACCTGGCCGAGTTGCTCGCCTTCTACGCCTCTGCCGGCGTCGACGAAGCGTTGGAGGACGCGCCGGTGAACCGGTTTGCCGGGGCAGCACCGAAGCGCCCCGAGCGCACAACGGCGCCTGCCGCGCCGTCTCGCGAAAACAAGGCACCGGAACAAGCCACGGCAAGCCCTGGTCTGGATGCGAGCCGGGTGCCGGACGCGCCGGCGCGCTCCGTGCCGGCCACCGCGACGGTGCCCGACGAGGCGCAGGCGGCTCTTGCCCGGCAAATGGCGGCAAGCGCCTCGACGCTCGACGCGCTGCGCCAGCACATGGCGTCCTTCGACGGCTGCAACCTCAAATTCACCGCCAAGAACCTGGTCTTTGCCGACGGCAATCCGGAAGCGTCGGTGATGCTGGTTGGCGAGGCGCCCGGCCGCGACGAGGACATTGAGGGCCTTCCCTTCGTCGGCCGCTCCGGCAGACTGCTCGACCGCATGCTGGCGGCGATCGGGCTTGATCGCACCTCGGTCTATATCGCCAACGTCATTCCCTGGCGGCCGCCCGGCAACCGAACGCCGACGCCGCACGAGACCGAGATCTGCCGTCCGTTCATCGAGCGGCAGATCGAGCTGGTCAATCCGAGGGTGCTGGTCAATCTCGGCGGCCCATCAGCCAAAACCTTGCTCAACACGACCGAGGGCATCCTGCGCCTGCGCGGCAATTGGCGCGTCCACACCACGGCTTCCGGTGTCGCCATTCCGGCGATGCCGACCCTGCATCCGGCCTATCTCTTGCGGACCCCTGCGCACAAGAAGCTGGCCTGGCGGGACTTTCTCGAGGTGAAGGCGAAGTTGCGGGAGGTGGGGTGA
- a CDS encoding DMT family transporter, whose protein sequence is MLKVMSVAVFVGMQTCIKAAGTLPAGQIVFFRSFFAIFPIIVFLAFKRKLGTAFATKRPLNHIARGVVGVCAMGLGFFALTRLPLPEAITLNYAQPLLVVVFSSLFLGEAIRVYRWSAVAVGLVGVLIISWPELTLLTSGVALGDQEVLGVIAALVSAAISANAILLVRNLVQTERTATIVLWFSATASVMALLTLPFGWQALTPLQAGLLVAAGFCGGLAQILMTAAYRHAEASVVAPFEYTSMILGVVVGYFAFGDIATINTLVGGVIVVAAGMFIIWRERQLGLERTRTRKAAPPQG, encoded by the coding sequence ATGCTCAAGGTCATGTCGGTGGCAGTCTTTGTCGGCATGCAAACCTGCATCAAGGCCGCCGGCACTTTGCCGGCCGGCCAGATCGTCTTCTTCCGCTCCTTCTTCGCCATCTTCCCGATCATCGTCTTCCTGGCCTTCAAGAGAAAACTCGGTACGGCGTTCGCCACCAAACGCCCGCTGAACCACATTGCGCGCGGTGTCGTCGGCGTTTGCGCCATGGGGCTCGGCTTCTTCGCGCTGACCCGGCTGCCGCTGCCTGAGGCGATCACGCTGAACTATGCCCAGCCTTTGCTGGTGGTGGTGTTCTCCTCGCTATTCCTCGGCGAAGCCATTCGCGTCTATCGCTGGAGCGCGGTTGCGGTCGGTCTGGTCGGCGTGCTGATCATCTCCTGGCCGGAGCTGACGCTGCTCACGTCGGGCGTCGCGCTCGGCGACCAGGAGGTGCTGGGCGTCATCGCTGCTCTTGTTTCTGCAGCAATCTCCGCCAATGCCATCCTGCTCGTGCGCAATCTTGTCCAGACTGAACGAACAGCGACCATCGTGTTGTGGTTCTCGGCGACGGCGAGTGTCATGGCGCTGCTTACGCTGCCCTTCGGCTGGCAGGCGCTGACGCCGCTGCAGGCCGGTCTGCTGGTCGCAGCAGGGTTCTGTGGCGGGCTGGCGCAGATTTTGATGACGGCGGCGTACCGCCATGCCGAAGCTTCGGTGGTGGCGCCGTTCGAATACACCTCGATGATCCTCGGCGTGGTCGTCGGCTATTTCGCCTTTGGCGATATCGCCACCATCAACACGCTCGTCGGCGGTGTGATCGTCGTTGCCGCCGGCATGTTCATCATCTGGCGCGAGCGCCAACTCGGCCTGGAACGCACCCGAACGCGCAAGGCAGCGCCACCACAGGGGTGA
- a CDS encoding electron transfer flavoprotein-ubiquinone oxidoreductase: MSEIERESMEFDVVIVGAGPAGLAAAIRLKQVNPELSVVVLEKGGEVGAHILSGAVVDPIGIDRLLPGWREEDGHPFKTPVTADDFLVLGPAGSFRLPNILMPPLMNNHGNYIVSLGNVCRWLATKAEALGVEIYPGFAAASLVYNDAGAVTGVITGDMGVEKDGTHGPGFAPGMALMGKYVLIGEGARGSLSKQLIAKYKLSDGREPGKYGIGLKELWQVKPENHRPGLVQHSFGWPLDLKTGGGSFLYHLEDNQVAVGFVLHLNYKNPWLSPFEEFQRFKTHPAISRTFEGAKRIGYGARAITEGGWQSVPKLSFPGGALMGCAAGFVNVPRIKGSHNAVLSGMLAAEHVAQAIGSGRANDELSSYEDAWRATDIGKDLKKVRNVKPLWSRFGTIIGVGLGGLDMWLNTLFGFSPFGTLKHGKADYATLEPAAKHKKIAYPKADGVLTFDRLSSVFLSNTNHEENEPVHLIVGDMGLQKRSEHDVFAGPSTRYCPAGVYEWVDKDGNAAADPSAKDVRFVINAQNCVHCKTCDIKDPNQNINWVPPQGGEGPVYQGM; encoded by the coding sequence ATGAGCGAGATCGAACGCGAGAGCATGGAATTCGACGTGGTCATCGTCGGGGCCGGCCCGGCGGGCCTTGCCGCAGCGATCCGTCTCAAGCAGGTCAATCCCGAGCTTTCCGTCGTGGTGTTGGAAAAGGGCGGCGAGGTTGGTGCACACATTCTGTCAGGCGCCGTCGTCGATCCCATAGGCATCGACCGCCTGTTGCCGGGCTGGCGCGAGGAAGATGGCCATCCCTTCAAGACGCCGGTTACGGCCGACGATTTCCTGGTGCTCGGCCCCGCCGGCTCGTTCCGTCTGCCCAATATCCTGATGCCGCCGCTGATGAACAATCACGGCAACTACATCGTCTCGCTCGGCAATGTCTGCCGCTGGCTGGCAACCAAGGCTGAAGCGCTAGGCGTGGAGATCTATCCGGGCTTTGCTGCCGCCAGCCTCGTCTACAACGATGCCGGCGCGGTCACGGGCGTCATCACCGGCGACATGGGCGTCGAAAAAGACGGCACACATGGCCCGGGCTTTGCGCCGGGCATGGCGCTGATGGGTAAATACGTGCTGATCGGCGAGGGCGCGCGCGGTTCGCTGTCCAAGCAGCTGATCGCAAAATACAAACTGTCCGACGGCCGTGAGCCCGGCAAGTACGGCATCGGCCTCAAGGAGCTGTGGCAGGTCAAGCCCGAGAACCACCGGCCGGGCCTGGTGCAGCACTCCTTCGGCTGGCCGCTCGACCTGAAGACAGGCGGCGGCTCCTTCCTCTACCACCTCGAGGATAACCAGGTCGCGGTCGGCTTCGTCCTGCATCTCAACTACAAGAACCCCTGGCTGTCGCCCTTCGAGGAATTCCAACGGTTCAAGACGCATCCGGCGATATCGCGCACCTTCGAGGGCGCCAAGCGCATCGGCTATGGCGCGCGCGCCATTACCGAAGGCGGCTGGCAGTCGGTGCCGAAACTCTCCTTCCCCGGCGGCGCGCTGATGGGGTGTGCGGCGGGCTTCGTCAACGTGCCGCGCATCAAGGGTTCGCACAATGCGGTGCTGTCCGGCATGCTGGCGGCCGAGCATGTCGCGCAAGCGATCGGCTCCGGCCGCGCCAATGACGAGCTGTCGTCTTATGAGGACGCCTGGCGCGCGACCGATATCGGCAAGGATTTGAAGAAGGTCCGCAACGTCAAGCCGCTCTGGTCGCGCTTCGGCACCATTATCGGCGTCGGCCTCGGTGGTCTCGACATGTGGCTGAACACGCTGTTCGGCTTCTCGCCCTTCGGCACGCTGAAACATGGCAAGGCCGATTATGCCACGCTTGAGCCCGCGGCCAAGCACAAGAAGATCGCCTATCCCAAAGCGGACGGCGTGCTGACCTTCGACCGCCTGTCCTCGGTGTTCCTGTCCAACACCAATCACGAGGAAAACGAGCCGGTGCATCTCATCGTCGGCGACATGGGGTTGCAGAAGCGTTCCGAGCATGATGTCTTTGCCGGGCCTTCGACCCGCTATTGCCCGGCCGGTGTTTACGAATGGGTCGACAAGGACGGCAACGCCGCCGCCGATCCGTCTGCCAAAGATGTGCGCTTCGTCATCAACGCGCAGAACTGCGTGCACTGCAAGACCTGCGACATCAAGGATCCCAACCAGAACATCAACTGGGTGCCGCCACAAGGCGGCGAAGGCCCGGTCTATCAGGGCATGTGA
- a CDS encoding helix-turn-helix transcriptional regulator, with translation MTTPQTSAGGLIREWRTRRRMSQLDLAMEAEISQRHLSFVESGRAAPSREMVLHLAEQLEIPLRQRNQLLLAAGFAPSFSERPLTDTTLAPALAAVESVLKGHEPFPALAVDRHWNLISANAAIGPFLADVAEPSLLQPPVNVLRLSLHPNGIAPRIVNLAEWRAHLLERLKHQNDAAGDPVLVELERELRTYPSGLKGARPVRVEPNGIVHPLRLAHGDQVLSFISTITVFGTPLDVTLSELAIESFFPADEQTRAVLVRLAKERAEAN, from the coding sequence ATGACAACACCCCAGACCTCTGCCGGCGGCCTGATCCGCGAATGGCGCACGCGCCGGCGCATGAGCCAGCTTGATCTCGCAATGGAGGCTGAGATTTCCCAGCGTCATCTCTCCTTCGTCGAAAGCGGCCGCGCCGCGCCCTCGCGCGAGATGGTGCTGCATCTGGCCGAGCAGCTTGAGATTCCGCTGCGGCAGCGTAATCAGCTGTTGCTGGCTGCCGGCTTTGCCCCGAGCTTCAGCGAGCGGCCACTCACAGATACGACGCTGGCGCCGGCGCTTGCCGCGGTCGAGAGCGTGCTCAAAGGGCATGAGCCGTTCCCCGCCCTCGCCGTCGACCGGCACTGGAACCTGATTTCCGCCAATGCCGCCATCGGCCCGTTTCTGGCCGATGTTGCCGAGCCGTCGCTGCTCCAGCCGCCGGTCAATGTGCTGCGCCTCAGCCTGCACCCGAACGGCATCGCACCGCGCATCGTCAATCTCGCGGAATGGCGGGCGCATCTGCTGGAGCGGCTGAAACACCAGAACGATGCCGCCGGCGATCCCGTCCTGGTCGAGCTGGAGCGCGAATTGCGAACCTATCCGTCCGGGCTCAAGGGTGCGCGGCCGGTGCGGGTCGAGCCCAACGGCATCGTCCATCCGCTGCGGCTGGCGCATGGCGACCAGGTGCTGTCCTTCATCAGCACCATCACCGTCTTCGGCACGCCGCTTGACGTGACGCTGTCGGAACTGGCGATCGAGTCTTTCTTCCCGGCCGACGAGCAGACGCGAGCGGTGCTGGTGCGGCTGGCGAAGGAACGTGCGGAAGCTAACTGA
- a CDS encoding sel1 repeat family protein, giving the protein MARFEMLEAGFGAMGATAQADILFELGMMYATGRDCETDVVAAHKWFNIAAIKGSVRAAELRSELSAAMSKVEIAKALREAREWMTMH; this is encoded by the coding sequence ATGGCACGTTTTGAAATGCTTGAAGCCGGCTTCGGCGCCATGGGGGCAACTGCCCAGGCCGACATTCTTTTCGAACTGGGCATGATGTACGCGACCGGCCGCGATTGCGAGACCGATGTCGTTGCCGCCCACAAATGGTTCAACATCGCCGCCATCAAGGGCTCGGTCCGCGCCGCGGAACTGCGCTCGGAACTGTCGGCCGCAATGTCCAAGGTCGAGATCGCCAAGGCGCTGCGCGAAGCCCGCGAATGGATGACGATGCACTGA
- a CDS encoding DUF2147 domain-containing protein, whose amino-acid sequence MFRKVSLALAATVMMAGAAWADPIEGNWKTQAGDTAVIGGSGSFSITLKTGKYAGKTIGSLKAAGANKYAGNITDPANDKTYSGKATLSGTSLKMSGCVLGGLICKSQTWHKL is encoded by the coding sequence ATGTTTCGCAAAGTGAGCTTGGCCCTGGCGGCCACCGTGATGATGGCTGGTGCGGCCTGGGCCGATCCGATCGAAGGCAATTGGAAGACACAAGCCGGCGACACAGCAGTTATCGGCGGCAGCGGTTCATTCTCCATCACCCTGAAGACCGGCAAATATGCCGGGAAGACCATCGGTTCGCTCAAGGCGGCCGGGGCCAACAAATATGCCGGCAACATCACCGATCCGGCAAACGACAAGACCTATTCGGGCAAGGCAACACTGTCGGGCACCTCGCTCAAGATGAGCGGCTGCGTGCTCGGCGGGCTGATCTGCAAGAGCCAGACCTGGCACAAGCTCTGA
- a CDS encoding AMP nucleosidase encodes MPEPFGKQSFDDAKKAVAALQVLYDRNTKFLRDSFATLAAGGDESKRYRAFYPEIGVTTNSFTQIDSRQAYGHMPTPGHFSTTITQPVLFERYLVEQLRLIMRNHGVPVTVSESTTPIPLHFAFLEGTHVDGAAADRIKRPIRDLFDVPDLDGTDDQIANGTFEVAFGEPRPLAPFTAQRIDYSLHRMTHYTATSPQHFQNFVLFTNYQFYIDEFVARARAQMAEGGHGYTEFVEPGNVITKAGQNAPSEGVAAPRLPQMPAYHLKKPNHGGITMVNIGVGPSNAKTITDHVAVLRPHAWLMLGHCAGLRNTQALGDYVLAHAYVREDHVLDDDLPVWVPIPPLAEIQVALQEAVAEVTGLSGYDLKRIMRTGTVATIDNRNWELRDQRGPVQRLSQSRAIALDMESATIAANGFRFRVPYGTLLCVSDKPLHGELKLPGMATEFYKRQVAQHLTIGIKAMEKLAEMPMERLHSRKLRSFSETAFQ; translated from the coding sequence ATGCCGGAGCCTTTCGGCAAGCAGAGCTTCGACGACGCCAAAAAGGCCGTGGCCGCCTTGCAGGTGCTCTACGACCGCAACACCAAGTTTCTGCGCGACTCCTTTGCCACGCTTGCCGCCGGCGGCGACGAAAGCAAGCGCTACCGCGCCTTCTACCCAGAGATCGGCGTCACCACCAATTCGTTCACCCAGATCGACTCGCGCCAGGCTTACGGCCACATGCCGACCCCCGGGCATTTCTCGACCACCATCACCCAGCCGGTGCTGTTCGAACGCTATCTCGTAGAGCAGCTTCGCCTGATCATGCGCAATCACGGCGTGCCGGTAACGGTTTCGGAATCGACCACGCCGATCCCGCTGCATTTCGCGTTCCTTGAAGGAACCCATGTCGATGGCGCCGCCGCCGACCGCATCAAACGGCCGATCCGCGACCTGTTCGACGTGCCGGATCTTGACGGCACCGACGACCAGATCGCCAACGGCACCTTCGAGGTCGCGTTCGGCGAACCAAGGCCGCTGGCGCCGTTCACGGCGCAGCGCATCGACTATTCGCTGCACCGCATGACGCACTACACGGCGACGAGCCCGCAGCATTTCCAGAACTTCGTGCTGTTCACCAACTACCAGTTCTACATCGACGAGTTCGTCGCCCGCGCGCGGGCCCAGATGGCTGAAGGCGGCCACGGCTATACCGAATTCGTCGAACCGGGCAATGTCATCACCAAGGCAGGGCAAAACGCACCCAGCGAAGGCGTGGCGGCGCCGCGCCTGCCTCAGATGCCAGCCTATCATCTGAAGAAGCCGAACCATGGCGGCATCACCATGGTCAACATCGGCGTCGGCCCGTCCAACGCCAAGACGATCACCGACCATGTCGCGGTGCTGCGGCCACATGCATGGCTGATGCTCGGCCATTGCGCCGGCCTGCGCAACACTCAGGCGCTGGGCGACTATGTGCTGGCGCATGCCTATGTCCGGGAAGACCATGTGCTGGACGATGACCTGCCGGTGTGGGTGCCGATACCGCCGCTGGCCGAGATCCAGGTGGCGCTGCAGGAGGCGGTCGCCGAAGTCACCGGACTTTCCGGCTACGATCTCAAGCGCATCATGCGCACCGGCACCGTCGCCACCATCGACAACCGCAACTGGGAACTGCGCGACCAGCGCGGACCGGTGCAGCGGCTGTCGCAGTCGCGCGCCATCGCGCTCGATATGGAATCGGCCACGATCGCCGCCAATGGCTTCCGCTTCCGCGTGCCCTACGGCACGCTGCTTTGCGTCTCCGACAAGCCGCTGCATGGCGAGTTGAAGCTGCCCGGCATGGCGACCGAATTCTACAAGCGGCAAGTGGCGCAGCATCTGACCATCGGCATCAAGGCGATGGAGAAGCTGGCGGAAATGCCGATGGAACGGTTGCATTCGCGCAAGCTGAGAAGCTTTTCGGAGACGGCCTTTCAGTAG
- a CDS encoding ABC transporter substrate-binding protein — MKKMGILSAAVFGLMMSAPVAFADDITISVVGPMTGQLATIGDQFKQGATAAADAINAAGGVNGSMIKLDIEDDQCDPKQAVSVANRIVANSVKFIDGHACSGSSIPASAVYAEAGALMMSPASSNPELTDAAAKAGWPTIMRLYTRDDAQGAFIGPWIAKKYAGKNVVILHDKSAYGQGVADAVKATMNAGGLKEIDYEGINAGEKDYSALVTKLKDLKADVVYFGGYHPEAGLILRQSAEQSVKFQLIMPDSIASPEFWQVAGPAGEGTLFVFPSDPQAKPEAKEAIAKIKAGGFVPEGFTLFSYAVVQAFAEGVKRAGTDDPVKVAEALKNGTPFSTVVGDVTFDEKGDLKNASYDINQWHDGKYAPIAQ; from the coding sequence ATGAAAAAAATGGGTATTTTGAGCGCGGCCGTATTTGGCCTGATGATGAGCGCGCCGGTTGCCTTTGCCGATGACATCACCATTTCGGTGGTCGGCCCGATGACCGGACAGCTCGCCACGATCGGCGACCAGTTCAAGCAGGGCGCAACGGCAGCCGCCGACGCGATCAACGCCGCCGGCGGTGTCAACGGCTCGATGATCAAGCTCGACATCGAGGACGACCAGTGCGATCCCAAGCAGGCGGTTTCGGTGGCCAACCGGATCGTTGCCAACAGCGTCAAGTTTATCGACGGCCATGCCTGTTCAGGTTCGAGCATCCCGGCTTCCGCCGTCTACGCCGAGGCCGGCGCGCTGATGATGAGCCCGGCCTCTTCCAATCCCGAGCTGACCGATGCCGCCGCCAAGGCCGGCTGGCCGACGATCATGCGTCTCTATACGCGTGACGACGCGCAGGGCGCCTTCATTGGCCCGTGGATCGCCAAGAAATATGCCGGCAAGAATGTCGTTATCCTGCATGACAAGAGCGCCTACGGTCAGGGCGTTGCCGATGCCGTGAAGGCGACGATGAATGCCGGTGGCCTCAAGGAGATCGACTATGAAGGCATCAATGCCGGCGAGAAGGATTATTCGGCTCTCGTCACCAAGCTGAAGGACCTCAAGGCCGACGTTGTCTATTTCGGCGGCTATCACCCGGAAGCCGGGCTTATCCTGCGTCAGTCGGCCGAGCAGAGCGTCAAGTTCCAGCTGATCATGCCGGACTCGATCGCCTCGCCGGAATTCTGGCAGGTCGCCGGCCCCGCCGGTGAAGGCACCCTGTTCGTCTTCCCGTCGGACCCGCAGGCCAAGCCGGAAGCCAAGGAGGCCATCGCCAAGATCAAGGCGGGCGGCTTCGTGCCGGAAGGCTTTACGCTGTTCTCCTACGCCGTCGTTCAGGCGTTTGCAGAGGGCGTCAAGCGCGCCGGAACGGACGATCCGGTCAAGGTAGCCGAAGCGCTGAAGAACGGCACGCCTTTCAGCACCGTGGTCGGCGACGTGACCTTTGATGAGAAGGGCGATCTGAAGAACGCCAGCTACGACATCAACCAGTGGCATGACGGCAAATACGCGCCAATCGCGCAGTAA
- a CDS encoding endonuclease/exonuclease/phosphatase family protein has product MAFLAMLGLSAALVAGFFGALHPAFDSFAHFRIHFAVLMGLIALPLLATSFRLQAGVGLLLAVAAFASTLSALPRLWPVQAANDAAPGNEPVYRLLQMNLRFNNPTPKKVLSLIARTNPDVITLDEVSAMWATELGYIQNAYPYRILCAHPDGVWGVALLSRRPFAAGTEPHCEPRGAMAAATIDFGGTPVDVAAIHLSWPWPKEQYWQIGELTETLTSLGETAIMAGDCNAVPWSAAVRRVASLGGLTVMPSAGPTWIHRTLPDFLRRYAGLPIDQVFSKGGVTILSSTQMEETGSDHLPVMVEFSLMRDETKPVDEDSTATVSLIQPSMGG; this is encoded by the coding sequence ATGGCGTTCCTGGCAATGCTCGGCCTCTCGGCCGCGCTTGTAGCCGGGTTCTTTGGCGCACTGCATCCGGCCTTCGATTCCTTCGCCCATTTCCGCATCCATTTTGCCGTGCTGATGGGGCTGATTGCGCTGCCGCTGCTCGCCACCTCGTTTCGCCTGCAGGCGGGCGTGGGCCTGCTGCTGGCCGTGGCCGCCTTCGCCAGCACGTTGAGCGCCTTGCCGCGCCTGTGGCCGGTGCAGGCCGCCAATGACGCCGCGCCCGGCAACGAACCGGTCTACCGGCTGCTGCAGATGAACCTGCGTTTCAACAATCCGACACCCAAGAAGGTTCTTTCGCTGATCGCCAGGACCAACCCAGACGTGATCACGCTCGACGAAGTATCGGCCATGTGGGCGACCGAACTCGGCTATATCCAGAACGCCTATCCCTATCGCATCCTGTGCGCCCATCCCGACGGCGTGTGGGGCGTGGCGCTTTTGTCCCGGCGACCTTTTGCGGCCGGCACCGAGCCGCATTGCGAACCGCGCGGCGCGATGGCGGCCGCCACCATCGATTTCGGCGGCACTCCGGTCGATGTCGCGGCGATCCATTTGAGCTGGCCGTGGCCGAAGGAACAATACTGGCAGATCGGCGAGTTGACCGAGACGCTCACCTCGCTCGGCGAGACGGCGATCATGGCCGGCGACTGCAACGCCGTGCCGTGGAGCGCCGCGGTACGGCGCGTTGCCTCGCTCGGCGGACTGACCGTGATGCCGTCGGCCGGACCGACCTGGATCCACCGGACCCTGCCCGATTTCCTGCGGCGCTATGCGGGCCTGCCGATCGACCAGGTGTTTTCGAAGGGCGGGGTGACCATCCTGTCGTCGACGCAGATGGAAGAGACCGGCTCCGATCATCTGCCGGTGATGGTGGAATTTTCATTGATGCGCGACGAGACCAAGCCGGTCGACGAGGATTCTACCGCGACTGTGTCGCTGATCCAGCCCAGCATGGGCGGCTAG
- a CDS encoding DUF922 domain-containing protein: MSLTDRGRLNQQKWRRWPGLPRHVRRSAPKIVETVVCLWSHCRVHGENGMRVLVLFCVAVVSAACGVVGTASAGVKTVVKTRTYDITGTTGAGLVIAMNRRGPKHGFMTHAIAQTSYTADWSLDVGQVNGVCRLRQANGTLNIAYTYPRVASAITPALRKRWNRFFTGVLAHEGTHGRIAGQMMQAAERSVRGLKFANDPQCNKTRVEATRRLQATSKLYEAKQIAFDAREHSEGGHVERIIEALVGL; the protein is encoded by the coding sequence GTGAGCCTCACCGACCGGGGCCGTCTCAACCAGCAAAAATGGCGGCGATGGCCGGGTTTACCAAGGCATGTAAGGCGCTCGGCGCCAAAGATTGTTGAAACCGTCGTCTGCTTGTGGTCTCATTGCCGCGTCCATGGGGAAAATGGCATGCGCGTGTTGGTCTTGTTTTGCGTCGCCGTCGTAAGCGCGGCCTGCGGCGTCGTCGGGACGGCGTCGGCGGGGGTGAAAACCGTCGTCAAGACGCGAACCTATGACATCACCGGCACGACAGGTGCCGGTCTGGTTATCGCCATGAACCGCAGGGGCCCCAAGCACGGTTTCATGACCCACGCCATCGCGCAGACAAGCTACACCGCCGACTGGAGCCTGGACGTGGGTCAGGTCAACGGCGTCTGCCGCCTGCGCCAGGCCAATGGAACGCTCAACATCGCCTACACCTACCCGCGCGTCGCCTCGGCCATCACGCCGGCGCTGCGCAAACGCTGGAACCGGTTTTTCACAGGCGTTCTCGCTCATGAAGGAACCCATGGCCGTATCGCCGGGCAGATGATGCAGGCTGCCGAGCGGTCGGTTCGCGGCCTGAAATTTGCCAACGATCCGCAATGCAACAAAACGCGCGTCGAAGCCACGCGGCGCTTGCAAGCCACTTCCAAGCTCTATGAGGCAAAACAGATCGCGTTCGACGCGCGCGAGCACAGTGAAGGCGGCCATGTCGAGCGCATCATCGAGGCCTTGGTAGGCTTGTGA